Proteins encoded together in one Quercus lobata isolate SW786 chromosome 3, ValleyOak3.0 Primary Assembly, whole genome shotgun sequence window:
- the LOC115981653 gene encoding receptor-like protein EIX2: MSMSGISGKAPMWFWNWTSNITFINLSNNHIECNVSDIFLSSTVKVLDIANNSFYGPISTFLCQKKIRKNELEVLDASNNLLSGELSHCWKYWQSLIHLNLGSNNLVGRIPYSMGALVNLQALRLQNNSVYGDIPSSLKKCSNMRLIDMGDNHLSIIPLWIGEMTNLTVLRLRSSEFKGYIPQQICQLSSLRVLDLANNSLSGSIPNCLKNISAMTLPNSNVISFMYLNIYAENVRLVPKGNEMEYQENLKLVRLIDLSSNNLSGSIPAEISNLSKLRFLNLSRNHLMGKIPEKIGSMKELESVDLSRNHLSGKIPPSMSNLTFLSLLDLSYNNLSGTIPSSTQLQSFDALRYIGNPQLCGDPLPKSCTIEEQSLNKSPIGSVEDDSKNSSFYIGMGVGFAIGFWAICGALFFNRTWRHAYFRFADEIKDWIYVTTMIKMNHWKS, from the coding sequence ATGTCCATGTCAGGAATTTCAGGCAAAGCTCCGATGTGGTTCTGGAATTGGACTTCAAACATTACATTTATCAATCTCTCTAACAACCACATAGAATGTAATGTATCAGACATTTTTCTGAGTTCTACTGTCAAAGTGCTCGATATAGCTAACAACTCATTTTATGGACCCATTTCTACTTTCTTatgccaaaagaaaattagaaagaatGAATTAGAAGTTTTAGATGCATCAAACAATCTCTTATCAGGAGAACTTTCTCACTGCTGGAAGTATTGGCAGTCTTTGATCCATTTAAACTTAGGGAGCAATAATCTGGTAGGTAGAATTCCCTACTCCATGGGGGCTTTAGTTAACCTCCAGGCATTGCGTTTACAAAACAATAGCGTCTATGGAGATATTCCTTCATCGTTGAAAAAGTGCTCAAATATGAGGCTTATTGATATGGGTGATAATCATTTGTCCATCATACCACTATGGATTGGAGAAATGACAAATCTTACAGTTCTCCGTCTAAGATCAAGTGAATTCAAGGGTTATATACCTCAACAAATATGCCAACTTTCTTCTCTTAGAGTATTGGATCTTGCCAATAATAGCCTATCAGGATCCATACCAAACTGCTTGAAAAATATTAGTGCCATGACATTACCAAATTCCAATGTTATATCatttatgtatttgaatatATATGCTGAGAATGTTCGGTTGGTTCCCAAAGGGAACGAAATGGAATACCAAGAGAACCTTAAATTAGTTAGGCTTATAGACCTTTCAAGCAACAACTTGTCTGGATCAATCCCTGCTGAAATTTCAAATCTTTCCAAATTACGTTTTTTGAATTTGTCTCGAAATCATTTAATGGGAAAGATACCAGAAAAAATTGGGAGTATGAAAGAGTTAGAGTCAGTTGATCTCTCAAGAAATCATTTATCGGGTAAAATTCCTCCAAGCATGTCTAATTTGACATTTCTTAGTCTCTTGGACTTGTCATACAACAACCTCTCAGGTACAATTCCTTCAAGCACCCAGCTTCAATCATTTGATGCTCTTAGGTACATTGGAAATCCTCAATTATGTGGTGATCCTCTTCCAAAAAGCTGCACAATTGAGGAACAATCTTTGAATAAATCACCAATTGGTAGTGTTGAAGATGATTCTAAAAACTCCAGCTTCTACATTGGTATGGGAGTTGGATTTGCAATTGGCTTTTGGGCAATTTGTGGAGCTCTGTTCTTTAATAGGACTTGGAGGCATGCTTATTTTAGATTTGCTGATGAAATAAAAGATTGGATTTATGTGACTACAATGATAAAGATGAATCACTGGAAAAGCTAA
- the LOC115981654 gene encoding carboxylesterase SOBER1-like has product MKVALFAKPITALAITLSSTIGFVLLSHSHQQLSSLKSKTHTHSMANNRSFIVWLHGLRDSGPANEPIKSLFTSPEFKNTTWSFPSAPSNSVTCNNGAVMPSWFDVHELPVTANSPKDESGVLKAVQTVHAIIDKEIAAGTDPNNVFVCGFSQGGALTLASVLLYPKTLGGGAVFGGFVPFSSSIVEKISPNAKGTPILWSHGMADTTVLFEAGQAGPPFLAHVGVSCEFKAYPGLDHSISNEELRYLESWIKTCMPGSS; this is encoded by the exons ATGAAGGTTGCTCTATTTGCAAAGCCAATTACAGCCTTAGCAATCACTCTGAGTAGCACCATTGGGTTTGTGTTACTATCCCACTCACACCAACAACTATCTTCTCTAAAGTCAAAGACCCACACACATTCAATGGCTAACAATCGAAGCTTTATTGTTTGGCTACATGGATTAAGGGACTCAGGCCCAGCCAATGAACCCATCAAATCCCTTTTCACTTCCCCAGAATTCAAAAACACAACTTGGTCTTTCCCTTCTGCTCCTTCCAATTCAGTCACTTGTAACA ATGGTGCTGTGATGCCTTCATGGTTTGACGTTCATGAGCTTCCTGTGACAGCT AATTCTCCAAAAGATGAAAGTGGTGTGCTTAAAGCGGTTCAGACTGTGCATGCAATAATAGATAAGGAAATAGCTGCTGGCACAGATCCTAATAATGTCTTTGTGTGTGGATTCAGTCAAGGAG GTGCCTTGACATTGGCAAGTGTTCTGCTGTACCCAAAAACTCTAGGAGGAGGTGCAGTCTTTGGTGGATTTGTTCCTTTTAGTTCGTCTATAGTAGAAAAAATTTCACCAAATGCGAAGGGG ACACCCATTTTGTGGTCCCATGGAATGGCTGACACAACTGTATTGTTTGAAGCTGGACAAGCTGGTCCTCCTTTCCTTGCACACGTTGGTGTTAGCTGTGAGTTTAAG GCTTATCCTGGTCTTGACCATTCAATAAGCAACGAAGAGCTGCGGTACTTGGAATCGTGGATAAAGACATGTATGCCGGGTTCTTCTTAA